From the genome of Chanos chanos chromosome 5, fChaCha1.1, whole genome shotgun sequence, one region includes:
- the jakmip3 gene encoding janus kinase and microtubule-interacting protein 3 isoform X2, with protein sequence MSRKGPGGRTKGERLDAMAALQAANEELRAKLTEIQIELQQEKSKVSKLEREKTQEVRHEQHKSAVVVTELRAKLHEEKLKELHGVRETLLRQHESELLRVIKIKDGEIQRLQALVNALRDGSTDKVKSALMTEAREEARRGFEGERSRLQQEILELKGVKRQMEEALSLAVQADKIKAAEIRSVYHLHQEEINRVKRECEREIRRLMNEIKLKDRALAGLQRELCVQTAHTRTLQLKLAGEDQHSPDKEASPKRQAPYSRGAGDTPSQPSASPEQQLDEKDARRFQLKIAELTAIIHKLEDRNALLSEERNELLKRLREAESQYKPLLDKNKRLSRKNEELAHAFKRMENKLRFVTQENIEMREKAGTLRRPSSLNDLDHSQEEREMEFLRLQVLEQQNIIDDLSKALETAGYVKSVIERDMLLRYRRQDSGRRRKAIKPCKPVIETFFGYDEEASLDSDGSSISYHTDRTPCTPDDDLEEGMIREETELRFRQLTMEYQALQRAYALLQEQVGGTFDAEKELKTREQLQTQLVRYQSRIADLESALSQQGQDMKWIEEKQALYQRNQELVEKIKQMDTEELRLKHEIQDVKDQNELLEFRILELEERERRSPAINFQTIHFTDSMSPLQIYCEAEGVTDIVIAELMKKLDILGDNANLTNEEQVVVIHARTVLTLAEKWLEQIEVTKSALQQKMLDIESEKEHFSKQKGYLDEELDYRKQSMDQAHKRILELEAMLFDALQQEAGAKMSELLSEEERETLRHAVEQWKRQVLSELRERDSQILRERMELLQHAQQRIKELEEWIEGQKRQIKELEEKFLFLFLFFSLAFILWS encoded by the exons GTGAGTAAGCTGGAGCGGGAGAAGACACAGGAGGTGCGTCACGAGCAGCATAAGTCAGCAGTGGTAGTAACTGAATTACGGGCGAAGCTTCACgaggagaaactgaaggagCTCCACGGCGTTAGGGAAACATTGCTCCGTCAGCATGAATCTGAACTGCTGCGGGTAATCAAAATCAAAGACGGCGAGATTCAACGACTACAGGCACTCGTCAACGCACTACGAGAtggatccacagacaag GTGAAGTCTGCACTGATGACGGAGGCTCGGGAGGAGGCCCGAAGAGGGTTCGAAGGCGAACGCAGCCGTCTGCAGCAGGAGATCCTGGAGCTGAAGGGGGTAAAACGGCAGATGGAGGAAGCTCTGAGTTTGGCGGTGCAAGCCGACAAGATCAAAGCGGCAGAGATCCGCAGCGTGTACCACCTCCACCAAGAGGAGATCAACCgagtgaagagagagtgtgagagagagatccgtCGACTG ATGAATGAGATTAAGCTAAAGGACCGAGCGTTGGCTGGTTTgcagagagagttgtgtgttcaGACGGCTCACACGCGGACGCTGCAGCTAAAGCTGGCTGGGGAAGACCAGCACTCCCCCGACAAAGAGGCCAGCCCAAAACGCCAGGCCCCTTATTCACGCGGTGCAGGAGACACCCCATCTCAACCCTCTGCCAGTCCT gaacaGCAGTTGGACGAGAAGGATGCGAGACGCTTCCAACTGAAAATTGCAGAATTGACTGCCATCATACACAAGCTGGAAGACCGTAACGCTCTCTTGTCTGAGGAGCGCAATGAACTG ctcAAGCGACTGCGGGAAGCGGAGAGTCAATATAAGCCATTACTGGATAAGAATAAACGTCTGAGTCGTAAGAACGAGGAGCTGGCCCATGCTTTCAAACGCATGGAGAACAAATTGCGCTTCGTCACACAAGAGAACATAGAAATG agggagaaagcagGGACGTTGCGAAGGCCCAGCTCTCTGAATGATCTGGACCACagtcaggaggagagagagatggagttcCTCCGTCTGCAAGTCCTTGAACAACAGAACATCATAGATGACCTGTCTAAG GCCCTTGAAACAGCTGGATATGTGAAGAGTGTGATA GAGAGGGACATGTTATTAAGGTAcaggagacaggacagtggcCGCAGGAGGAAAGCAATAAAACCCTGTAAG CCAGTGATTGAGACGTTTTTTGGCTACGATGAAGAAGCATCTCTGGACTCAGATGGCTCATCCATTTCctaccacacagacagaactcCCTGTACTCCAGACGATGACTTGGAGGAG GGTATGATTAGGGAGGAAACAGAGTTGAGGTTTCGCCAGCTGACGATGGAGTACCAGGCTTTGCAGAGGGCATACGCTTTGTTGCAGGAGCAGGTCGGTGGCACCTTTGATGCAGAGAAGGAACTCAAG ACACGAGAACAACTGCAGACACAGCTTGTGCGCTACCAGAGCAGAATAGCAGACCTTGAGAGCGCTCTGTCTCAACAAGGCCAG GATATGAAGTGGATAGAGGAGAAACAAGCTTTATATCAGAGGAACCAGGAGCTGGTTGAAAAG atTAAACAGATGGATACAGAGGAGCTGCgtttaaaacatgaaattcaGGACGTTAAAGACCAAAATGAACTCCTTGAGTTTCGCATTCTTGAACTTGAA gagagagaaagaagatcTCCAGCCATAAACTTCCAGACCATACACTTCACAGACAGCATGAGCCCGCTGCAGATCTACTGTGAGGCGGAGGGAGTCACT GACATTGTCATAGCAGAGCTGATGAAAAAGCTTGACATTCTGGGGGATAACGCC AATCTCACCAACGAGGAACAAGTGGTGGTTATTCATGCACGGACCGTGCTAACCTTAGCGGAAAAG TGGCTGGAACAAATTGAGGTCACCAAGTCAGCTTTGCAACAGAAAATGCTGGACATTGAGAGTGAAAAG gAACACTTTAGTAAACAAAAAGGATATTTAGATGAGGAATTGGATTACAGGAAACAATCTATGGATCAAGCCCATAAG AGAATCCTGGAGTTGGAGGCAATGTTGTTTGATGCGCTGCAGCAGGAGGCTGGTGCCAAAATGTCTGAGTTGTTgtctgaggaggagagggaaactCTGAGACACGCTGTGGAGCAGTGGAAGAGACAAGTGCTCagtgagctgagagagagagattctcagatcctcagagagagaatggagctTCTACAGCATGCCCAGCAG AGAATCAAAGAGCTAGAAGAATGGATAGAGGGACAGAAACGACAGATAAAGGAACTAGAGGAGAAG tttttatttttatttttgttcttttctctagCTTTCATTCTTTGGTCGTAG
- the jakmip3 gene encoding janus kinase and microtubule-interacting protein 3 isoform X1, translating to MSRKGPGGRTKGERLDAMAALQAANEELRAKLTEIQIELQQEKSKVSKLEREKTQEVRHEQHKSAVVVTELRAKLHEEKLKELHGVRETLLRQHESELLRVIKIKDGEIQRLQALVNALRDGSTDKVKSALMTEAREEARRGFEGERSRLQQEILELKGVKRQMEEALSLAVQADKIKAAEIRSVYHLHQEEINRVKRECEREIRRLMNEIKLKDRALAGLQRELCVQTAHTRTLQLKLAGEDQHSPDKEASPKRQAPYSRGAGDTPSQPSASPEQQLDEKDARRFQLKIAELTAIIHKLEDRNALLSEERNELLKRLREAESQYKPLLDKNKRLSRKNEELAHAFKRMENKLRFVTQENIEMREKAGTLRRPSSLNDLDHSQEEREMEFLRLQVLEQQNIIDDLSKALETAGYVKSVIERDMLLRYRRQDSGRRRKAIKPCKPVIETFFGYDEEASLDSDGSSISYHTDRTPCTPDDDLEEGMIREETELRFRQLTMEYQALQRAYALLQEQVGGTFDAEKELKTREQLQTQLVRYQSRIADLESALSQQGQDMKWIEEKQALYQRNQELVEKIKQMDTEELRLKHEIQDVKDQNELLEFRILELEERERRSPAINFQTIHFTDSMSPLQIYCEAEGVTDIVIAELMKKLDILGDNAVSNLTNEEQVVVIHARTVLTLAEKWLEQIEVTKSALQQKMLDIESEKEHFSKQKGYLDEELDYRKQSMDQAHKRILELEAMLFDALQQEAGAKMSELLSEEERETLRHAVEQWKRQVLSELRERDSQILRERMELLQHAQQRIKELEEWIEGQKRQIKELEEKFLFLFLFFSLAFILWS from the exons GTGAGTAAGCTGGAGCGGGAGAAGACACAGGAGGTGCGTCACGAGCAGCATAAGTCAGCAGTGGTAGTAACTGAATTACGGGCGAAGCTTCACgaggagaaactgaaggagCTCCACGGCGTTAGGGAAACATTGCTCCGTCAGCATGAATCTGAACTGCTGCGGGTAATCAAAATCAAAGACGGCGAGATTCAACGACTACAGGCACTCGTCAACGCACTACGAGAtggatccacagacaag GTGAAGTCTGCACTGATGACGGAGGCTCGGGAGGAGGCCCGAAGAGGGTTCGAAGGCGAACGCAGCCGTCTGCAGCAGGAGATCCTGGAGCTGAAGGGGGTAAAACGGCAGATGGAGGAAGCTCTGAGTTTGGCGGTGCAAGCCGACAAGATCAAAGCGGCAGAGATCCGCAGCGTGTACCACCTCCACCAAGAGGAGATCAACCgagtgaagagagagtgtgagagagagatccgtCGACTG ATGAATGAGATTAAGCTAAAGGACCGAGCGTTGGCTGGTTTgcagagagagttgtgtgttcaGACGGCTCACACGCGGACGCTGCAGCTAAAGCTGGCTGGGGAAGACCAGCACTCCCCCGACAAAGAGGCCAGCCCAAAACGCCAGGCCCCTTATTCACGCGGTGCAGGAGACACCCCATCTCAACCCTCTGCCAGTCCT gaacaGCAGTTGGACGAGAAGGATGCGAGACGCTTCCAACTGAAAATTGCAGAATTGACTGCCATCATACACAAGCTGGAAGACCGTAACGCTCTCTTGTCTGAGGAGCGCAATGAACTG ctcAAGCGACTGCGGGAAGCGGAGAGTCAATATAAGCCATTACTGGATAAGAATAAACGTCTGAGTCGTAAGAACGAGGAGCTGGCCCATGCTTTCAAACGCATGGAGAACAAATTGCGCTTCGTCACACAAGAGAACATAGAAATG agggagaaagcagGGACGTTGCGAAGGCCCAGCTCTCTGAATGATCTGGACCACagtcaggaggagagagagatggagttcCTCCGTCTGCAAGTCCTTGAACAACAGAACATCATAGATGACCTGTCTAAG GCCCTTGAAACAGCTGGATATGTGAAGAGTGTGATA GAGAGGGACATGTTATTAAGGTAcaggagacaggacagtggcCGCAGGAGGAAAGCAATAAAACCCTGTAAG CCAGTGATTGAGACGTTTTTTGGCTACGATGAAGAAGCATCTCTGGACTCAGATGGCTCATCCATTTCctaccacacagacagaactcCCTGTACTCCAGACGATGACTTGGAGGAG GGTATGATTAGGGAGGAAACAGAGTTGAGGTTTCGCCAGCTGACGATGGAGTACCAGGCTTTGCAGAGGGCATACGCTTTGTTGCAGGAGCAGGTCGGTGGCACCTTTGATGCAGAGAAGGAACTCAAG ACACGAGAACAACTGCAGACACAGCTTGTGCGCTACCAGAGCAGAATAGCAGACCTTGAGAGCGCTCTGTCTCAACAAGGCCAG GATATGAAGTGGATAGAGGAGAAACAAGCTTTATATCAGAGGAACCAGGAGCTGGTTGAAAAG atTAAACAGATGGATACAGAGGAGCTGCgtttaaaacatgaaattcaGGACGTTAAAGACCAAAATGAACTCCTTGAGTTTCGCATTCTTGAACTTGAA gagagagaaagaagatcTCCAGCCATAAACTTCCAGACCATACACTTCACAGACAGCATGAGCCCGCTGCAGATCTACTGTGAGGCGGAGGGAGTCACT GACATTGTCATAGCAGAGCTGATGAAAAAGCTTGACATTCTGGGGGATAACGCCGTAAGT AATCTCACCAACGAGGAACAAGTGGTGGTTATTCATGCACGGACCGTGCTAACCTTAGCGGAAAAG TGGCTGGAACAAATTGAGGTCACCAAGTCAGCTTTGCAACAGAAAATGCTGGACATTGAGAGTGAAAAG gAACACTTTAGTAAACAAAAAGGATATTTAGATGAGGAATTGGATTACAGGAAACAATCTATGGATCAAGCCCATAAG AGAATCCTGGAGTTGGAGGCAATGTTGTTTGATGCGCTGCAGCAGGAGGCTGGTGCCAAAATGTCTGAGTTGTTgtctgaggaggagagggaaactCTGAGACACGCTGTGGAGCAGTGGAAGAGACAAGTGCTCagtgagctgagagagagagattctcagatcctcagagagagaatggagctTCTACAGCATGCCCAGCAG AGAATCAAAGAGCTAGAAGAATGGATAGAGGGACAGAAACGACAGATAAAGGAACTAGAGGAGAAG tttttatttttatttttgttcttttctctagCTTTCATTCTTTGGTCGTAG
- the jakmip3 gene encoding janus kinase and microtubule-interacting protein 3 isoform X3, whose product MSRKGPGGRTKGERLDAMAALQAANEELRAKLTEIQIELQQEKSKVSKLEREKTQEVRHEQHKSAVVVTELRAKLHEEKLKELHGVRETLLRQHESELLRVIKIKDGEIQRLQALVNALRDGSTDKVKSALMTEAREEARRGFEGERSRLQQEILELKGVKRQMEEALSLAVQADKIKAAEIRSVYHLHQEEINRVKRECEREIRRLMNEIKLKDRALAGLQRELCVQTAHTRTLQLKLAGEDQHSPDKEASPKRQAPYSRGAGDTPSQPSASPQLDEKDARRFQLKIAELTAIIHKLEDRNALLSEERNELLKRLREAESQYKPLLDKNKRLSRKNEELAHAFKRMENKLRFVTQENIEMREKAGTLRRPSSLNDLDHSQEEREMEFLRLQVLEQQNIIDDLSKALETAGYVKSVIERDMLLRYRRQDSGRRRKAIKPCKPVIETFFGYDEEASLDSDGSSISYHTDRTPCTPDDDLEEGMIREETELRFRQLTMEYQALQRAYALLQEQVGGTFDAEKELKTREQLQTQLVRYQSRIADLESALSQQGQDMKWIEEKQALYQRNQELVEKIKQMDTEELRLKHEIQDVKDQNELLEFRILELEERERRSPAINFQTIHFTDSMSPLQIYCEAEGVTDIVIAELMKKLDILGDNAVSNLTNEEQVVVIHARTVLTLAEKWLEQIEVTKSALQQKMLDIESEKEHFSKQKGYLDEELDYRKQSMDQAHKRILELEAMLFDALQQEAGAKMSELLSEEERETLRHAVEQWKRQVLSELRERDSQILRERMELLQHAQQRIKELEEWIEGQKRQIKELEEKFLFLFLFFSLAFILWS is encoded by the exons GTGAGTAAGCTGGAGCGGGAGAAGACACAGGAGGTGCGTCACGAGCAGCATAAGTCAGCAGTGGTAGTAACTGAATTACGGGCGAAGCTTCACgaggagaaactgaaggagCTCCACGGCGTTAGGGAAACATTGCTCCGTCAGCATGAATCTGAACTGCTGCGGGTAATCAAAATCAAAGACGGCGAGATTCAACGACTACAGGCACTCGTCAACGCACTACGAGAtggatccacagacaag GTGAAGTCTGCACTGATGACGGAGGCTCGGGAGGAGGCCCGAAGAGGGTTCGAAGGCGAACGCAGCCGTCTGCAGCAGGAGATCCTGGAGCTGAAGGGGGTAAAACGGCAGATGGAGGAAGCTCTGAGTTTGGCGGTGCAAGCCGACAAGATCAAAGCGGCAGAGATCCGCAGCGTGTACCACCTCCACCAAGAGGAGATCAACCgagtgaagagagagtgtgagagagagatccgtCGACTG ATGAATGAGATTAAGCTAAAGGACCGAGCGTTGGCTGGTTTgcagagagagttgtgtgttcaGACGGCTCACACGCGGACGCTGCAGCTAAAGCTGGCTGGGGAAGACCAGCACTCCCCCGACAAAGAGGCCAGCCCAAAACGCCAGGCCCCTTATTCACGCGGTGCAGGAGACACCCCATCTCAACCCTCTGCCAGTCCT CAGTTGGACGAGAAGGATGCGAGACGCTTCCAACTGAAAATTGCAGAATTGACTGCCATCATACACAAGCTGGAAGACCGTAACGCTCTCTTGTCTGAGGAGCGCAATGAACTG ctcAAGCGACTGCGGGAAGCGGAGAGTCAATATAAGCCATTACTGGATAAGAATAAACGTCTGAGTCGTAAGAACGAGGAGCTGGCCCATGCTTTCAAACGCATGGAGAACAAATTGCGCTTCGTCACACAAGAGAACATAGAAATG agggagaaagcagGGACGTTGCGAAGGCCCAGCTCTCTGAATGATCTGGACCACagtcaggaggagagagagatggagttcCTCCGTCTGCAAGTCCTTGAACAACAGAACATCATAGATGACCTGTCTAAG GCCCTTGAAACAGCTGGATATGTGAAGAGTGTGATA GAGAGGGACATGTTATTAAGGTAcaggagacaggacagtggcCGCAGGAGGAAAGCAATAAAACCCTGTAAG CCAGTGATTGAGACGTTTTTTGGCTACGATGAAGAAGCATCTCTGGACTCAGATGGCTCATCCATTTCctaccacacagacagaactcCCTGTACTCCAGACGATGACTTGGAGGAG GGTATGATTAGGGAGGAAACAGAGTTGAGGTTTCGCCAGCTGACGATGGAGTACCAGGCTTTGCAGAGGGCATACGCTTTGTTGCAGGAGCAGGTCGGTGGCACCTTTGATGCAGAGAAGGAACTCAAG ACACGAGAACAACTGCAGACACAGCTTGTGCGCTACCAGAGCAGAATAGCAGACCTTGAGAGCGCTCTGTCTCAACAAGGCCAG GATATGAAGTGGATAGAGGAGAAACAAGCTTTATATCAGAGGAACCAGGAGCTGGTTGAAAAG atTAAACAGATGGATACAGAGGAGCTGCgtttaaaacatgaaattcaGGACGTTAAAGACCAAAATGAACTCCTTGAGTTTCGCATTCTTGAACTTGAA gagagagaaagaagatcTCCAGCCATAAACTTCCAGACCATACACTTCACAGACAGCATGAGCCCGCTGCAGATCTACTGTGAGGCGGAGGGAGTCACT GACATTGTCATAGCAGAGCTGATGAAAAAGCTTGACATTCTGGGGGATAACGCCGTAAGT AATCTCACCAACGAGGAACAAGTGGTGGTTATTCATGCACGGACCGTGCTAACCTTAGCGGAAAAG TGGCTGGAACAAATTGAGGTCACCAAGTCAGCTTTGCAACAGAAAATGCTGGACATTGAGAGTGAAAAG gAACACTTTAGTAAACAAAAAGGATATTTAGATGAGGAATTGGATTACAGGAAACAATCTATGGATCAAGCCCATAAG AGAATCCTGGAGTTGGAGGCAATGTTGTTTGATGCGCTGCAGCAGGAGGCTGGTGCCAAAATGTCTGAGTTGTTgtctgaggaggagagggaaactCTGAGACACGCTGTGGAGCAGTGGAAGAGACAAGTGCTCagtgagctgagagagagagattctcagatcctcagagagagaatggagctTCTACAGCATGCCCAGCAG AGAATCAAAGAGCTAGAAGAATGGATAGAGGGACAGAAACGACAGATAAAGGAACTAGAGGAGAAG tttttatttttatttttgttcttttctctagCTTTCATTCTTTGGTCGTAG
- the jakmip3 gene encoding janus kinase and microtubule-interacting protein 3 isoform X4 — MSRKGPGGRTKGERLDAMAALQAANEELRAKLTEIQIELQQEKSKVSKLEREKTQEVRHEQHKSAVVVTELRAKLHEEKLKELHGVRETLLRQHESELLRVIKIKDGEIQRLQALVNALRDGSTDKVKSALMTEAREEARRGFEGERSRLQQEILELKGVKRQMEEALSLAVQADKIKAAEIRSVYHLHQEEINRVKRECEREIRRLEQQLDEKDARRFQLKIAELTAIIHKLEDRNALLSEERNELLKRLREAESQYKPLLDKNKRLSRKNEELAHAFKRMENKLRFVTQENIEMREKAGTLRRPSSLNDLDHSQEEREMEFLRLQVLEQQNIIDDLSKALETAGYVKSVIERDMLLRYRRQDSGRRRKAIKPCKPVIETFFGYDEEASLDSDGSSISYHTDRTPCTPDDDLEEGMIREETELRFRQLTMEYQALQRAYALLQEQVGGTFDAEKELKTREQLQTQLVRYQSRIADLESALSQQGQDMKWIEEKQALYQRNQELVEKIKQMDTEELRLKHEIQDVKDQNELLEFRILELEERERRSPAINFQTIHFTDSMSPLQIYCEAEGVTDIVIAELMKKLDILGDNANLTNEEQVVVIHARTVLTLAEKWLEQIEVTKSALQQKMLDIESEKEHFSKQKGYLDEELDYRKQSMDQAHKRILELEAMLFDALQQEAGAKMSELLSEEERETLRHAVEQWKRQVLSELRERDSQILRERMELLQHAQQRIKELEEWIEGQKRQIKELEEKFLFLFLFFSLAFILWS; from the exons GTGAGTAAGCTGGAGCGGGAGAAGACACAGGAGGTGCGTCACGAGCAGCATAAGTCAGCAGTGGTAGTAACTGAATTACGGGCGAAGCTTCACgaggagaaactgaaggagCTCCACGGCGTTAGGGAAACATTGCTCCGTCAGCATGAATCTGAACTGCTGCGGGTAATCAAAATCAAAGACGGCGAGATTCAACGACTACAGGCACTCGTCAACGCACTACGAGAtggatccacagacaag GTGAAGTCTGCACTGATGACGGAGGCTCGGGAGGAGGCCCGAAGAGGGTTCGAAGGCGAACGCAGCCGTCTGCAGCAGGAGATCCTGGAGCTGAAGGGGGTAAAACGGCAGATGGAGGAAGCTCTGAGTTTGGCGGTGCAAGCCGACAAGATCAAAGCGGCAGAGATCCGCAGCGTGTACCACCTCCACCAAGAGGAGATCAACCgagtgaagagagagtgtgagagagagatccgtCGACTG gaacaGCAGTTGGACGAGAAGGATGCGAGACGCTTCCAACTGAAAATTGCAGAATTGACTGCCATCATACACAAGCTGGAAGACCGTAACGCTCTCTTGTCTGAGGAGCGCAATGAACTG ctcAAGCGACTGCGGGAAGCGGAGAGTCAATATAAGCCATTACTGGATAAGAATAAACGTCTGAGTCGTAAGAACGAGGAGCTGGCCCATGCTTTCAAACGCATGGAGAACAAATTGCGCTTCGTCACACAAGAGAACATAGAAATG agggagaaagcagGGACGTTGCGAAGGCCCAGCTCTCTGAATGATCTGGACCACagtcaggaggagagagagatggagttcCTCCGTCTGCAAGTCCTTGAACAACAGAACATCATAGATGACCTGTCTAAG GCCCTTGAAACAGCTGGATATGTGAAGAGTGTGATA GAGAGGGACATGTTATTAAGGTAcaggagacaggacagtggcCGCAGGAGGAAAGCAATAAAACCCTGTAAG CCAGTGATTGAGACGTTTTTTGGCTACGATGAAGAAGCATCTCTGGACTCAGATGGCTCATCCATTTCctaccacacagacagaactcCCTGTACTCCAGACGATGACTTGGAGGAG GGTATGATTAGGGAGGAAACAGAGTTGAGGTTTCGCCAGCTGACGATGGAGTACCAGGCTTTGCAGAGGGCATACGCTTTGTTGCAGGAGCAGGTCGGTGGCACCTTTGATGCAGAGAAGGAACTCAAG ACACGAGAACAACTGCAGACACAGCTTGTGCGCTACCAGAGCAGAATAGCAGACCTTGAGAGCGCTCTGTCTCAACAAGGCCAG GATATGAAGTGGATAGAGGAGAAACAAGCTTTATATCAGAGGAACCAGGAGCTGGTTGAAAAG atTAAACAGATGGATACAGAGGAGCTGCgtttaaaacatgaaattcaGGACGTTAAAGACCAAAATGAACTCCTTGAGTTTCGCATTCTTGAACTTGAA gagagagaaagaagatcTCCAGCCATAAACTTCCAGACCATACACTTCACAGACAGCATGAGCCCGCTGCAGATCTACTGTGAGGCGGAGGGAGTCACT GACATTGTCATAGCAGAGCTGATGAAAAAGCTTGACATTCTGGGGGATAACGCC AATCTCACCAACGAGGAACAAGTGGTGGTTATTCATGCACGGACCGTGCTAACCTTAGCGGAAAAG TGGCTGGAACAAATTGAGGTCACCAAGTCAGCTTTGCAACAGAAAATGCTGGACATTGAGAGTGAAAAG gAACACTTTAGTAAACAAAAAGGATATTTAGATGAGGAATTGGATTACAGGAAACAATCTATGGATCAAGCCCATAAG AGAATCCTGGAGTTGGAGGCAATGTTGTTTGATGCGCTGCAGCAGGAGGCTGGTGCCAAAATGTCTGAGTTGTTgtctgaggaggagagggaaactCTGAGACACGCTGTGGAGCAGTGGAAGAGACAAGTGCTCagtgagctgagagagagagattctcagatcctcagagagagaatggagctTCTACAGCATGCCCAGCAG AGAATCAAAGAGCTAGAAGAATGGATAGAGGGACAGAAACGACAGATAAAGGAACTAGAGGAGAAG tttttatttttatttttgttcttttctctagCTTTCATTCTTTGGTCGTAG